One region of Rana temporaria chromosome 11, aRanTem1.1, whole genome shotgun sequence genomic DNA includes:
- the LOC120917366 gene encoding uncharacterized protein LOC120917366: MGKVPSETIAEIPSGKLGRGRQVPRVKSLVTDQGKEKFVVVEEKSAPNKRPALVHLDIQEDHDGRKCLGVGSPPQRPGRTGEMVLEGSKSLIEPEGAASGAKSPASFSIGGQGSQSPDPVRQHCDSGVPQQTRRHEESNSSRNCTKIFVLGRSKSRLNFSSAPEGDAKQFGRLPQSPQGGARQLVTSSRSLFGDHQQMGLSRSGSVRKSGQPQDRGVLFSKPRGSITGDRCPGESVALQPLLRLSANQTHSGSAPEVSPRRNRSYSDRPLLAQEAMVFPATVSGLGASTETSEQRGLAVAGSSVTPTGGFIKLDSLVSEEKILKAQGFSDKVIRTLVNCRKPVTRAIYSKVWKKFNSWLSENQRSTHDVPSILEFFQEGVDKGLSVSTLKVQAAAISVFLQFSLLENPMVARFFKSISRTRPVVVRSCPTWDLSLVLQTLVEFPFEPLEDISVK; encoded by the coding sequence ATGGGCAAGGTTCCATCAGAGACCATTGCAGAGATTCCTTCTGGAAAATTGGGACGGGGACGCCAGGTCCCTAGAGTCAAAAGTTTGGTTACCGACCAAGGTAAAGAGAAGTTTGTGGTGGTGGAGGAAAAATCTGCACCTAACAAAAGGCCTGCCTTGGTCCATCTCGATATCCAAGAGGATCACGACGGACGCAAgtgcctgggggtggggagcccacctcAAAGACCAGGTCGCACAGGGGAAATGGTCCTTGAAGGAAGCAAGAGCCTCATCGAACCAGAGGGAGCTGCTAGCGGTGCAAAGAGCCCTGCAAGCTTTTCAATCGGAGGTCAGGGGTCACAATCTCCAGATCCTGTCAGACAACATTGCGACAGTGGCGTACCTCAACAAACAAGGAGGCACGAGGAGTCGAATTCTTCAAGGAATTGCACAAAAATTTTTGTCTTGGGCAGAAGTAAATCTAGGCTCAATTTCAGCAGTGCACCTGAAGGGGATGCAAAACAGTTTGGCAGACTACCTCAGTCGCCACAGGGTGGAGCGAGACAATTGGTCACTTCATCCAGAAGTCTTTTTGGAGATCACCAACAAATGGGGTTGTCCCGAAGCGGATCTGTTCGCAAATCAGGACAACCGCAAGACAGAGGAGTTCTTTTCTCTAAACCCAGAGGATCGATCACTGGGGATAGATGCCCTGGCGAATCCGTGGCCCTTCAACCTCTGCTACGCCTTTCCGCCAATCAGACTCATTCCGGAAGTGCTCCGGAAGTTTCTCCTAGAAGAAACAGATCTTATTCTGATCGCCCCCttctggcccaagaggccatggTTTTCCCTGCTACAGTCTCTGGTCTCGGAGCCTCCACTGAGACTTCAGAACAGAGAGGACTTGCTGTCGCAGGGTCCAGTGTCACACCCACAGGTGGTTTCATTAAGCTTGACAGCTTGGTATCTGAAGAGAAGATACTGAAGGCTCAGGGGTTTTCTGACAAGGTGATTAGAACCTTGGTAAATTGCAGAAAACCAGTCACTAGAGCCATTTATTCCAAAGTTTGGAAAAAGTTTAATTCATGGTTGTCTGAAAACCAAAGATCAACGCATGATGTTCCTTCTATTTTGGAATTTTTTCAAGAGGGTGTCGACAAGGGTCTTTCAGTTAGTACCTTAAAGGTACAGGCGGCAGCTATCAGCGTTTTCCTCCAGTTTTCTCTTTTGGAAAATCCCATGGTAGCTAGATTCTTTAAATCCATTTCAAGGACCAGGCCAGTAGTGGTAAGAAGTTGTCCAACTTGGGACCTGTCCCTGGTACTTCAAACTCTGGTAGAGTTTCCCTTTGAGCCTTTAGAGGATATTTCTGTTAAATGA